The following are encoded in a window of Mycobacterium sp. ELW1 genomic DNA:
- a CDS encoding ABC transporter ATP-binding protein codes for MTPVLSVRDLRVRLGRREIVRGISFDVEPEQTLGIVGESGSGKTMTALAATGLLDTPGAMTTGSSQLAAKGDSSTTQLVDAKPRVLRSVHGGRIGFVFQDPGTSLNPLLTLERQITESLQTHKNLTRRRARQRALDLLEAVGLPEAHRRLDSYPHQLSGGQRQRVMVAIALACDPELLVADEPTTALDVTTQAQIVALIKDLQRDFGAAVVWISHDLGLVGQVADTVTVLQDGLSVEQAPILDIFDRPNHPYTRELLDARPLIGSGGPPPAPADAAVLLDVDELHVDFGGQTAVTDVSFQIRRGTTLGLVGESGSGKSTVAGALTGLVNPTSGTATLDGVDILGVRGSDEKALRRRISLVLQDPFAALDPRARIGSAIAEPLAVHKIRRDRQARTERVAELLELVGLPGEFASRYPHELSGGQQQRVSIARALAVEPELVILDEATASLDVSVQSRILDLLADLQRDLGLTYLFISHDLAVVERMSHDVLVLRDGATVEYRPAAELLSAPEQEYTRELLAAIPPARPRAG; via the coding sequence ATGACGCCCGTACTCAGTGTCCGCGACCTGCGGGTGCGGCTCGGCCGCCGGGAGATCGTGCGGGGCATCTCATTCGACGTCGAGCCCGAGCAGACGTTGGGGATCGTCGGCGAATCCGGGTCGGGCAAGACGATGACCGCACTGGCGGCCACCGGTCTGCTCGACACCCCGGGCGCGATGACGACCGGATCGAGTCAGCTTGCGGCCAAGGGTGATTCGTCTACAACTCAGCTGGTGGATGCGAAACCCCGGGTGCTGCGCAGCGTGCACGGCGGCCGTATCGGCTTCGTGTTCCAGGACCCCGGAACGTCGCTCAATCCGCTGCTGACGCTGGAGCGGCAGATCACCGAATCCCTTCAGACACACAAGAACCTGACCCGACGCAGGGCCCGGCAGCGCGCACTCGACCTGTTGGAAGCCGTCGGGCTGCCCGAGGCGCACCGTCGCCTGGACAGTTACCCGCACCAGCTCTCGGGCGGTCAACGGCAACGGGTGATGGTGGCGATCGCGCTGGCCTGCGACCCGGAACTTCTGGTCGCCGACGAACCGACCACTGCCCTGGACGTGACAACGCAGGCGCAGATCGTCGCGCTGATCAAGGACCTGCAACGCGACTTCGGCGCCGCGGTGGTGTGGATCAGTCACGATCTGGGCCTCGTCGGGCAGGTGGCCGACACCGTCACTGTGCTGCAGGACGGGCTGTCGGTGGAGCAGGCGCCGATCCTCGACATCTTCGACCGGCCCAACCACCCCTACACCCGCGAACTGCTCGACGCACGGCCGCTGATCGGCTCCGGCGGACCGCCGCCCGCACCGGCTGATGCCGCCGTTCTGCTGGACGTCGACGAACTCCACGTGGACTTCGGCGGGCAGACCGCCGTCACCGACGTCTCGTTCCAGATCCGCCGCGGCACCACCCTGGGCCTGGTCGGCGAATCCGGGTCCGGCAAGTCGACGGTGGCCGGGGCGCTGACCGGACTGGTCAACCCCACCTCGGGCACGGCGACGCTGGACGGGGTGGACATCCTCGGCGTGCGCGGCTCGGACGAGAAAGCGCTGCGCCGCCGGATCAGCCTGGTGCTGCAGGACCCGTTCGCGGCACTCGACCCACGCGCCCGCATCGGCTCGGCGATCGCCGAACCCCTTGCGGTACACAAGATTCGGCGTGACAGGCAGGCGCGCACCGAACGGGTGGCCGAACTGCTGGAGCTGGTCGGCCTACCGGGCGAGTTCGCGTCGCGTTATCCGCATGAGCTGTCCGGAGGCCAGCAGCAGCGGGTCAGCATCGCCCGGGCGCTGGCGGTCGAACCGGAACTGGTCATCCTCGACGAGGCAACGGCATCCCTCGACGTCTCGGTCCAGTCCCGGATCCTGGATCTACTCGCCGATCTGCAACGCGACCTCGGGCTGACCTACCTGTTCATCTCGCATGACCTCGCGGTCGTGGAACGGATGAGCCACGACGTGCTGGTGCTCCGCGACGGCGCCACGGTCGAATACCGGCCCGCCGCCGAACTTCTCAGCGCACCCGAGCAGGAGTACACCCGCGAACTCCTGGCGGCCATACCACCTGCGCGACCGCGCGCAGGCTGA
- a CDS encoding ABC transporter permease has protein sequence MRESNWRLLLGNPVALISAVLLLAIVLAALGAPWLAPSGANDVDVPSALQAPSGAHWFGTDELGRDIASRVLIATRVSLEVAVVSVAFALVVGVSVGVLAGYRGGWADTVLMRCVDVMFAFPVLLLALAIVAVLGPGLGTTMLAIGVVYTPIFARIARASTLGVRIEPYVAVSRSMGSPHRYILARHVLPNIAGPLIVQTSLSLAFAILSEAALSFLGLGLQPPQPSLGRMIFDSQGFVTLAWWVAVFPGAAIFVIVLAFNLLGDGLRDVLDPKQRTSTEAGRRS, from the coding sequence ATGAGAGAGTCGAATTGGCGTTTGCTGCTTGGCAATCCGGTCGCCTTGATCAGCGCCGTACTGCTACTGGCCATCGTCTTGGCGGCACTCGGCGCACCCTGGCTGGCCCCATCAGGTGCCAACGACGTCGACGTGCCAAGTGCCCTGCAGGCTCCCAGCGGCGCACACTGGTTCGGCACGGACGAGCTCGGCCGCGACATCGCCTCGCGGGTGCTGATCGCGACCCGCGTGTCACTGGAGGTCGCCGTGGTCAGTGTCGCGTTCGCTCTGGTCGTCGGGGTGAGCGTCGGCGTGCTCGCCGGGTACCGGGGCGGCTGGGCGGACACGGTGCTGATGAGATGCGTCGACGTCATGTTCGCGTTCCCGGTTCTGTTGCTGGCGTTGGCGATCGTCGCGGTCCTCGGCCCGGGGCTGGGCACCACCATGCTGGCCATCGGCGTGGTCTACACACCGATCTTCGCCCGGATTGCCCGGGCCAGCACACTGGGCGTCCGGATCGAACCGTATGTGGCGGTGTCACGTTCGATGGGCAGCCCGCACCGCTACATCCTGGCTCGCCACGTGCTGCCCAATATCGCCGGGCCACTGATCGTGCAGACGTCGCTGTCGCTGGCGTTCGCGATCCTCTCCGAGGCGGCATTGTCGTTCCTGGGGCTGGGACTGCAACCGCCGCAGCCGTCCCTGGGCCGAATGATCTTCGACTCGCAGGGGTTCGTCACGCTGGCATGGTGGGTGGCGGTGTTCCCCGGCGCGGCGATCTTCGTGATCGTGCTCGCGTTCAACCTGTTGGGCGACGGGCTCCGCGACGTGCTGGATCCCAAGCAGCGCACCTCCACCGAGGCTGGGCGACGCTCATGA
- a CDS encoding ABC transporter permease: MIAFLLRRLLYSAVVMFGVLIVVFALVHLVPGDPVRIALGTRYTPEAYQALRSASGLDRPLIAQFFSYAGSALTGDLGVSFRNGEPVTATLLERLPATVSLALVGIVIALVIALPAGIYSALHRGRAGDGIVRVASQFGVSIPDFWMAILLIGLFASTLGWLPTSGYRPLLQDPGGWLRHIILPGLTVGLVAGAIMTRYVRSAVLEVAEAGYVRTARSKGLPPLVVTSRHIVRNALVPVLTITGIQLATILGGVIVVEVVFAWPGLGRLTFNAVAARDYPVIQGAVLLIAALFLLINLIVDVLYAVVDPRIRLS, from the coding sequence GTGATCGCGTTCCTGCTGCGGCGGCTGCTGTATTCGGCGGTGGTGATGTTCGGTGTGCTGATCGTGGTGTTCGCGCTGGTTCATCTGGTCCCCGGCGACCCGGTGCGCATCGCGTTGGGCACCCGGTACACACCGGAGGCCTACCAGGCTTTGCGGTCGGCCAGCGGTCTCGACCGCCCGCTGATCGCACAGTTCTTCTCCTATGCCGGTTCGGCGCTGACAGGTGACCTCGGGGTCAGCTTCCGCAACGGCGAACCGGTGACCGCGACGCTGCTCGAGCGGCTGCCCGCCACGGTGTCACTGGCGCTGGTCGGCATCGTGATCGCGTTGGTCATCGCGCTGCCTGCCGGTATCTATTCCGCATTGCACCGCGGCCGGGCAGGCGACGGAATCGTCCGGGTGGCAAGCCAATTCGGGGTCTCGATCCCGGACTTCTGGATGGCGATCCTACTGATCGGCCTGTTCGCCTCGACTCTGGGCTGGTTGCCCACCTCCGGATACCGGCCCCTGCTGCAGGATCCGGGCGGTTGGCTGCGCCACATCATCTTGCCCGGCCTGACGGTCGGATTGGTGGCCGGAGCGATCATGACCCGGTATGTCCGGTCCGCGGTCCTGGAAGTCGCCGAGGCCGGCTACGTGCGAACCGCCCGGTCCAAAGGACTTCCGCCCCTGGTGGTCACGTCGCGGCACATCGTGCGCAACGCGCTGGTTCCGGTGCTGACCATCACCGGCATTCAGCTGGCGACGATCCTCGGCGGGGTGATCGTCGTCGAGGTGGTCTTCGCGTGGCCGGGGTTGGGGCGGCTGACCTTCAACGCCGTTGCGGCCCGCGACTACCCGGTGATCCAGGGTGCGGTGCTGCTGATCGCCGCGCTCTTCCTGCTGATCAACCTGATCGTCGATGTGCTGTACGCGGTGGTCGATCCACGGATCCGGCTGTCATGA
- a CDS encoding ABC transporter substrate-binding protein has protein sequence MRRPAVLTAALVMIGLVAACSTGSRVDLGGPSAGNITAAIAGEPDQLDPQRSTSYFSFEVLENVYDTLVEPDENLEMRPALAESWQVSPDQRTWTFHLRPGVSWHDGSPLRASDVVYSYRRIIDEKLANADKLSAVRDVRAPDPQTVVIDVQHPTPNLLTNLGGFKGMAIVQRRNVESGQIATHPVGTGPFAFTGRTSGDSITLTANKGYWAGAPKVPGVTFRFISEPSTALSALQAGEIDWTDAIPPQRVEQLKGDDSIHLAVTPSNDYWYLALNEARAPWNDERVRQAIAYGIDRASIVQATSYGTATANQLAIPQGNPWYTPYDRYRHDEGRARDLLRQAGIGKQKLGMLVTSEYPETVTAAQIIADNLAAVGIDVSIRTVDFATWLDEQNSGHFDMLMMGWLGNIDPDDFYYAQHHTGGSSNAQKFSDPDVDRLLDAAREETDRARRQDEYARAATIIADKASYIYLYNPSVIQAWSTNLTGYEARRDGAVRFRSAHLTRGGTA, from the coding sequence ATGAGACGACCAGCGGTGCTGACCGCTGCCCTCGTAATGATCGGGCTGGTGGCGGCGTGTTCGACGGGCTCGCGGGTTGATCTGGGCGGACCTTCGGCGGGCAACATCACGGCTGCGATCGCCGGCGAGCCAGACCAGCTCGACCCGCAGCGCAGCACCTCCTACTTCTCCTTCGAGGTGCTGGAGAACGTCTACGACACCCTGGTCGAGCCCGACGAGAACCTCGAGATGCGGCCGGCGCTGGCCGAATCCTGGCAGGTCTCCCCCGACCAACGCACCTGGACCTTTCACCTGCGCCCTGGGGTCAGCTGGCACGACGGCTCGCCGCTGCGCGCCTCCGATGTCGTCTACTCCTACCGGCGGATCATCGACGAGAAGCTCGCCAACGCCGACAAGCTCAGCGCGGTCCGGGACGTGCGCGCACCCGACCCGCAGACGGTCGTCATCGACGTGCAGCACCCGACCCCCAACCTGCTGACCAACCTCGGCGGTTTCAAGGGAATGGCGATCGTGCAGCGCCGCAACGTCGAAAGCGGCCAGATTGCAACACATCCGGTGGGCACCGGACCGTTCGCCTTCACTGGACGCACGAGCGGTGACTCGATCACCTTGACCGCGAACAAGGGCTACTGGGCCGGCGCCCCGAAAGTCCCGGGCGTGACGTTCCGGTTCATCTCCGAACCGTCGACGGCGTTGTCGGCCCTGCAGGCCGGTGAGATCGACTGGACCGACGCCATTCCGCCGCAGCGTGTCGAGCAGTTGAAGGGCGACGACTCGATACACCTGGCCGTCACGCCCTCCAACGACTACTGGTATCTGGCGCTCAACGAGGCACGCGCGCCGTGGAATGACGAGCGGGTACGGCAGGCCATCGCCTACGGCATCGACCGGGCGTCGATCGTGCAAGCCACCAGCTACGGGACCGCGACCGCGAATCAGCTTGCGATTCCCCAGGGTAACCCGTGGTACACGCCGTACGACCGCTACCGTCACGACGAGGGTCGGGCCCGAGATCTTCTGCGACAGGCCGGAATCGGCAAGCAGAAGCTGGGCATGCTGGTCACCAGCGAGTACCCGGAGACGGTCACCGCGGCGCAGATCATCGCCGACAATCTTGCGGCGGTCGGCATCGACGTCAGCATCCGCACAGTCGACTTCGCGACCTGGCTCGACGAACAGAACAGCGGCCACTTCGACATGCTGATGATGGGGTGGCTCGGCAACATCGATCCCGACGACTTCTACTACGCCCAGCACCACACCGGTGGCTCGAGCAACGCGCAGAAATTCTCCGACCCGGACGTCGACCGGCTTCTGGACGCGGCGCGCGAGGAGACCGACCGTGCCCGCCGCCAGGACGAGTACGCCCGCGCCGCGACGATCATCGCCGACAAGGCCAGCTACATCTACCTCTACAACCCGTCGGTCATTCAGGCGTGGTCGACGAATCTGACCGGATACGAGGCCCGCCGGGACGGTGCCGTGCGGTTCCGCTCAGCCCACCTGACGAGAGGTGGTACGGCGTGA
- the crtI gene encoding phytoene desaturase family protein, with protein sequence MRTVPGATDHVVVVGAGLSGLSAALQLAGRGRSVTVVERYPFPGGRMGQADIAGYRIDTGPTVLTMPDIIEDAFAAVGASMTDHLDLVQVAPAYRATFADGRSLDVHPDAAAMTAAIEEFAGPDQAAGYQRLRAWLTELYELEFNGFIASNFSSPLSLLTPQLARLAAIGGFRGWERMVGRFITDERVQRLFTFQALYAGVPPQQALAAYAVIAYMDTVAGVYFPRGGMRAVPEAMAAAAEAAGVQFRYGSTVDALERSGSRVTAVRTGDGERIACDAVVLTTELPLTYQLLGRTPRRPIKVRPAPSAVVVHVGVPAVGERLLHHNISFGHQWARTFDEIIRDGALMSDPSLLVTRPTAGDPSLAPPGRDLLYVLAPAPNLEVGKVDWGSIGDGYARQVVATAAERLMPGLADDAEILDVVTPADWAAQGMAAGSPFALAHTFAQTGPFRPANMVRGIDNAVLAGGSTVPGVGIPTAMISGRLAADRVTGAVDDPSAKRTIVGSGSR encoded by the coding sequence ATGCGTACCGTCCCGGGCGCCACTGATCATGTCGTGGTGGTGGGCGCGGGCCTGTCGGGGCTGTCGGCTGCGCTGCAATTGGCCGGTCGCGGGCGATCGGTCACCGTCGTCGAGCGCTACCCGTTCCCCGGTGGGCGGATGGGGCAGGCCGACATCGCCGGCTACCGCATCGACACCGGGCCGACCGTGCTGACGATGCCGGACATCATCGAGGACGCTTTCGCCGCCGTCGGCGCATCGATGACCGACCATCTGGATCTGGTGCAGGTCGCCCCCGCCTACCGGGCGACATTCGCCGACGGTCGCTCGCTGGACGTGCACCCCGACGCCGCCGCGATGACGGCGGCCATCGAGGAGTTCGCCGGCCCGGATCAGGCCGCCGGCTACCAACGCCTTCGGGCCTGGCTCACCGAGCTCTACGAGTTGGAGTTCAACGGCTTCATCGCGTCCAACTTCTCCTCCCCGCTGTCGCTGCTGACTCCGCAACTGGCCCGGCTCGCCGCGATCGGTGGGTTCCGCGGCTGGGAACGGATGGTCGGCCGGTTCATCACCGACGAACGCGTCCAGCGACTCTTCACCTTCCAAGCGCTCTACGCCGGTGTCCCGCCCCAGCAGGCGCTGGCCGCCTATGCCGTCATCGCATACATGGATACCGTTGCGGGCGTGTACTTCCCGCGCGGAGGCATGCGAGCGGTCCCCGAGGCGATGGCAGCCGCGGCCGAGGCGGCCGGTGTGCAGTTCCGCTACGGGTCGACTGTGGATGCGCTGGAACGCAGCGGGTCACGAGTGACTGCGGTGCGGACCGGCGACGGTGAGCGGATCGCTTGTGACGCTGTGGTACTCACCACCGAGCTGCCGCTGACCTATCAGCTGCTCGGCCGCACACCGCGGCGTCCGATCAAGGTGCGGCCCGCGCCGTCCGCGGTCGTCGTGCACGTCGGGGTGCCCGCGGTCGGCGAGCGGCTGCTCCACCACAACATCAGCTTCGGGCACCAATGGGCTCGCACGTTCGACGAGATCATCCGCGACGGTGCTCTGATGAGCGACCCGTCGCTGCTGGTGACCAGGCCCACCGCGGGTGATCCGAGCCTCGCGCCGCCCGGGCGCGACCTGCTCTACGTGCTCGCGCCCGCGCCGAATCTCGAAGTGGGCAAGGTTGATTGGGGTTCGATCGGCGACGGCTACGCGCGCCAGGTGGTGGCCACCGCGGCCGAACGCCTGATGCCCGGACTCGCCGACGACGCCGAGATCCTGGACGTCGTCACCCCCGCCGACTGGGCCGCACAGGGCATGGCCGCCGGCTCGCCGTTCGCGCTGGCGCACACCTTCGCCCAGACCGGGCCGTTCCGGCCGGCCAACATGGTCCGCGGTATCGACAACGCGGTGCTGGCCGGCGGTTCGACCGTGCCCGGTGTCGGCATCCCCACAGCGATGATCTCAGGGCGGCTGGCCGCCGACCGTGTCACCGGGGCCGTGGACGACCCTTCCGCCAAACGCACTATCGTCGGGTCGGGAAGCAGGTAG